Sequence from the Desulfurella sp. genome:
AGCACCTTCTTTGACGGCAGATTCTAATATACTGTTTGCAAGCTTAATAATAGGTGCATCGTCAATATTGCTTACTTCATCATAATCAAGGCTTTCTATTTGTTCAATAGAACTCTCTATATTTTCTGTTACATTTTTTACCAAAACTTCTAATTCTTTAGTTGTTCCATAATATCTTACAAGATACTCATTAATCTGACTTTCTTTGGCAAGATAAATGGATATTTTTTTGCCGGTAAGAAAACGTATTTCGTCTATTAAAAAAACATTTTCAGCATTAAACAAAGCTATTTTCAGTACATTATTATCTATTGCAAACGGTAAGATGCGGTGTTTTCTTACAACTTCGCTAGGTATTGAATTGATCGCTTCTTTTTGAATTTGAATTTTTGAAAGGTCAATTGTTTCTAAGCCATATTTTTTAGCCAAAAACTCCAAAAGTTCATCTTCAGTTATTATATGTTCTTCTACAAGTATTTTACCAAGCAAATCACCTGTCTGGGCTTGCTTTTGCAATGCTCTATCAAGTTGTTCTTGTGTAATTTTATTTTCGTATAAAAGCATTGTGCCAAGTAATTGCCTGTTAGCTTGAGCCATTTATAACCTCAAATGCATGGTTTATATCAAACTCAATGTCAGTCCAGATTTTAAATGCATGGTATGCCTGATAAATAAACATTTTTGTTCCATCTATACTATTTATTCCAAGACTTTCAGCTTTCTTTATAAGCTCAGATTTATAAACAATATCTATTAATAAACTATTTTTGTTTAATAAATTTAGATCAATGATGTCTTCGCTACCTAATATGCCAGCTGATGTTGTGTTTACAATAATTTCATTTTTATATATATCTTTTTTTTCTATTAAATTAAGTGTTATTAAGTCTCCAAATTGCTCTTTAAGTTTAAAAGCATTTGCAAATGTTCTATTGTAAATATTTAAAGATTTAACGCCTTTTTTATAAAAGGCATAAATGCAAGCAGCAGATGCTCCGCCAGAACCTAATATGCAGATGCTTTTGTTGCAATCTATATCTTTTATGGTTTCAAAAAAGCCAAGGTAATCTGTATTGTAACCCAAAAGTGTCCCGTTTGAATTTTTAATTGTGTTTATTGATCCAATAATTTTTGCTTGACTCTCGATAGAATCTAAGAATTTAATCACTTCGTTTTTGAAAGGTAATGTAACGTTTAAACCTTTAATACCAAGACCTTTAACGCCTTCTATGGCTTGTTTTATGTTGTTTACTTCAAACGCTAAGTAAACGGCATCAATACCATATTTTTCAAACATAGCATTGTGTAACTTCGGTGATAAGCTATGCTTTATTGGTTTACCAATTATCGCGTATAATTTAGTTTGTGGCCCAATCAATCCCGATACTCCTTTGTTTTATTGTTGTATTAAATTCTATCACAATATCGGGTTTAATTTCAAGTAAATTCGGCCATTCTATAAAAAAAATTGCTACTTGATCAAAGTATTCAAAAATTCCCGTGTTAAGAAGCTCTTCTTTTGTTTGAATTCTATATAAATCCATATGTATTACTTTTTTTTCTTTTGTGTAATATTCATGTGCGATAGTAAAGGATGGGCTTCCTTTGAAATCTTTAATACCTAGATAATGCAAAACAAATCTGACAAAAGTTGTTTTACCACTTCCTAAGTCTCCTTTTAAAAAAACAATAGCTTGCTTTTTTTGTTTTATTATTTGTGCAAATTCTTGTGCTATTTTTTTTGTTTGGGATAGTGTTTTTACATTATAATATATCATTCTTTGTGGTAGGGTATATTTTTAATTATTGTAAAACTTCTATACACGCTTTCGCATACAATTAATCTTGCGATTTGGTGTGGAAGTGTAAGTTTTGAAAGAGAAAGAAAAAAAGCATTTTTAAAAGATTTTTTATCTATTCCAAAAGCACCGCCAACTACAAATACCATAGTTTTATTGATTGTTTTGATAAGATTTGCAAATTCGTATGAATTTAGTTGTTTGCCGTTTTCATCGAGTATAAATACGAAATCATCTGGTTTAATCTTTTTTTGTATAAACAAGGCTTCTAATTTAAGCGTTGAAGGTTTAATATAAATCATTTCGGTACTGCAAAATGCTTTTATACGTTTTATATAAACTTCACAAAAACTATCCAACTTAAGTTTTTTCCCCACAAAAATAAACTTTACTTGCATTCAAAAATGTCAATTGGCATATCTTTCCATAAATACTCTAAGTCTATTTCTTTTCTTTTTGATTCACTGAATAAATGAATAATTATCAGTCCGCAGTCTATAAGTATCCAGTCACCCTTTTCATCACTTTCCACATGGTTAATTATACTTAATTTTTCAAGCTCATCCACACAAGCAAGGGATTGATTTAAAGAATTACTTGTGCCTATAACAAAATAATCAAATAAAACCTGTATATTTTTCATGTCAATAATTTTAATGTGTTCAATTTTTTTTTCGCACAATATATCTAAAATTTTATTCATTAAGGTAAAACCTCTTTTCTAAAATCATTTTTTCTACATCGTATGGTACAAAATACCTAATGGTTTTTTTTTCTTTAACACGTTTTCTAATCTGACTTGAAGATATGTCTATTTTTCGGTAATAAATATAAGCGCTTTGGTGTCTTGGGGGGTATTTTGCAATTTTTTTTGCTTCAATAAATTTTAGCCAGTTATATTTTAGCTTGATTTGCTCTATGCTATATTTGGGTCTTGTTATAATTATAAAAGTTATTTTGTTTAATAGCTCTTTGTAACCTTTCCATGTGTCAATGCCCAAAAATGCGTCTGCACCTATGCAATAAAACAGTTCATCATTTTTGTATTGTTTTTTTAACAAATCAATTGTATCTACAGTATAGCTAATTTCTTTTGAGTTTATTTCGATATCACTTACTTCAAAGCCTTCAAGACCAGCTACGCTTAAGGCAACCATATCGTATCTGTCTTTTGCACTTAGATCAATAATCTTTTTGTGAGGCGGTATGCCTGTTGGTATAAATACAAATTTATCAATAAAAAAATACTCCTTTATTTCAATTGCACTGATTAAATGACCAATATGTATAGGATTGAATGTGCCACCAAAAAAAGCTATCCTCATGATCTTATTTGACCATTTCCTCTAATTTTATATTTGTATGTTGTAAGCTCTTCCAAAGCCATTGGACCTCGTGCATGCAATTTTGAAGTACTTATACCTATTTCTGCTCCAAAACCAAATTCACCACCGTCACTAAAACGTGTAGAAGCATTAACATAAACACAAGCAGCATCAACTTTATTCAAAAAATCTTCTGCATTTGTGTAATTTTGTGTAACAATGGCTTCTGAGTGTTTTGAGCCGTACTCATTGATATGCTCTATTGCCTGGTCTGTGCTATCAACGATTTTAATGGATAGTATGTAATCTAAATACTCTGTTTGCCAATCTTCTTGAGTTGCTTGTTTTATATTAGGTAAAATTTTAAGCGTGTTTTCACATCCTCTAAGTTCAACAATATTTTCAAATTTTTTTGCTAGAGCAGGCAAAAACTCATTTGCAATATTTTTGTGGACCAAAAGTGTTTCTATGGCATTGCAAACGGATGGTCTTTGAACTTTTGCATTGTATGCAATATTTAATGCCATATCAATATTTGCGCTTTCGTCAATATAGAGATGACACAAGCCTTTGTAATGCTGAATTACTGGCACTGTAGCGTTTTTAGAGATAAATGTTATAAGTGATTCTCCGCCTCGCGGGATTAACAGATCTATATACTTGTCCATTTTAATTAAATGTTCAATAGCTTGTCTTTCTGTTTTGTCTATAAATGTTAAAAAATCGGGGTTTATATTGAATGATTCAAGTGTTTGCCTAATTAGTGAGCTTAAGTATTTATTTGTGTTAAACGCTTCTTTTCCACCCCTTAGCACGCATGAATTCGAACTTTTGAAACACAATGCAAATGCATCAACTGTTACATTTGGCCTTGCTTCGTATATTATTGCTATTGTTCCAATGGGAACACGCACTTTTTCTATCTCAATGTCATTTTTTAGCTTCCAGCCTTTTATAATTTCGCCTACCGGGCTTTTAAGGTTTATTATAGTATGTAAAGACTCAATTATTGAATCAATTCTTTTTTCATTCAAAGTAAGTCTATCTGTTAGGGCTTTAGAGATGTTACTTGATTGAATATCTTTTGAGTTTTCATCTATGATATGGTTTTTGTTTGTGCTTATGTTGTGAGCAATTTTTTCTAAGCAAGCATTTATTTTTTCTTCGCTTAAACAGATTTGTGAAGCTTTTTTTGCTTTTTTACATAGATCTTCAATATAATTAAACATAAATGCTCCTTTTAGCTGTTTTGCAATATTATTATATTATCTGTACTTATTACATCATCTCGAGTTTTATGACCCAATATTTTATCAATTTCCTTTGAATGAATGCCTTTTATTTTTTCAATATCAGTAGAATCATAATTTACAATGCCTTTTGCTACTGATTTGCCTTCAAAGACAATATCTACTACATTACCTTTTAAAAAAACACCTTCAATATTTTTTATACCTTTTGCCAGGAGTCCTTTGCGTTGCTTTATACTTTCGAACGCACCGCGATCAATGTATAGTTTGCCCAAACTTAAACAATTATTGATCCAGTATACTTTTGATTTTACATAGTCTTTCGGTAAAAAAATTGTATAAAGGAAATTTTTGTCTAAAAATAAACTTTTTATAGGATTTGTTTTTTTACCATTAATTATGACAGCAGTTTTGCCACCTTTTGATGCAGTTAGAGCTGCTTTTATCTTGCTGGCAATACCGCCTTCTCCTAGCTTACTTTTACCTTTTAGGTTTTTTAATAAAGGTTCTTCATTGGTAATTGTTTTTATAAGTGTGCTATCTGGATATAATTTTGGGTCTTTATCAAATACACCATCTACATCTGTTAAAATTATAAGCAAATTACCTTCAACAAGATTTAAAATATGAGCCGAAAGGCTATCATTGTCACCAAACATTAATTCTTTGACTGCAACCGAATCATTTTCGTTTACTATGGGTATTATCTTTAAACCAAAGAGTGCTTCAAATGTATTTTTGGCATTTAAATAGCGCTTTCTGCTTAATATATCTTCAATACTTATCAAAACTTGCGATACATTTAGTAAATAATGTGCAAATGCTTTAGTATATAAACTCATCAAGTAAGGTTGTCCGATACTTGCTAAAGCCTGTCTAAGAGGTAGGTTTTCGGGTTTTTTCTTAATTTTTAGAATTTTCATACCGCATGCAACAGCACCGCTAGATACAATAAGTACTTCTTTATTTTGATTTATTAAAAAAGAAACATCCTGGGCTATTTCATTAATCTTA
This genomic interval carries:
- a CDS encoding glutamate-5-semialdehyde dehydrogenase, with the translated sequence MFNYIEDLCKKAKKASQICLSEEKINACLEKIAHNISTNKNHIIDENSKDIQSSNISKALTDRLTLNEKRIDSIIESLHTIINLKSPVGEIIKGWKLKNDIEIEKVRVPIGTIAIIYEARPNVTVDAFALCFKSSNSCVLRGGKEAFNTNKYLSSLIRQTLESFNINPDFLTFIDKTERQAIEHLIKMDKYIDLLIPRGGESLITFISKNATVPVIQHYKGLCHLYIDESANIDMALNIAYNAKVQRPSVCNAIETLLVHKNIANEFLPALAKKFENIVELRGCENTLKILPNIKQATQEDWQTEYLDYILSIKIVDSTDQAIEHINEYGSKHSEAIVTQNYTNAEDFLNKVDAACVYVNASTRFSDGGEFGFGAEIGISTSKLHARGPMALEELTTYKYKIRGNGQIRS
- the aroE gene encoding shikimate dehydrogenase, producing the protein MIGPQTKLYAIIGKPIKHSLSPKLHNAMFEKYGIDAVYLAFEVNNIKQAIEGVKGLGIKGLNVTLPFKNEVIKFLDSIESQAKIIGSINTIKNSNGTLLGYNTDYLGFFETIKDIDCNKSICILGSGGASAACIYAFYKKGVKSLNIYNRTFANAFKLKEQFGDLITLNLIEKKDIYKNEIIVNTTSAGILGSEDIIDLNLLNKNSLLIDIVYKSELIKKAESLGINSIDGTKMFIYQAYHAFKIWTDIEFDINHAFEVINGSS
- the rsfS gene encoding ribosome silencing factor; translated protein: MNKILDILCEKKIEHIKIIDMKNIQVLFDYFVIGTSNSLNQSLACVDELEKLSIINHVESDEKGDWILIDCGLIIIHLFSESKRKEIDLEYLWKDMPIDIFECK
- the nadD gene encoding nicotinate-nucleotide adenylyltransferase; this translates as MRIAFFGGTFNPIHIGHLISAIEIKEYFFIDKFVFIPTGIPPHKKIIDLSAKDRYDMVALSVAGLEGFEVSDIEINSKEISYTVDTIDLLKKQYKNDELFYCIGADAFLGIDTWKGYKELLNKITFIIITRPKYSIEQIKLKYNWLKFIEAKKIAKYPPRHQSAYIYYRKIDISSSQIRKRVKEKKTIRYFVPYDVEKMILEKRFYLNE
- the tsaE gene encoding tRNA (adenosine(37)-N6)-threonylcarbamoyltransferase complex ATPase subunit type 1 TsaE; the encoded protein is MIYYNVKTLSQTKKIAQEFAQIIKQKKQAIVFLKGDLGSGKTTFVRFVLHYLGIKDFKGSPSFTIAHEYYTKEKKVIHMDLYRIQTKEELLNTGIFEYFDQVAIFFIEWPNLLEIKPDIVIEFNTTIKQRSIGIDWATN
- the proB gene encoding glutamate 5-kinase, whose protein sequence is MDNQEYIDINRYKRIVIKVGSAIVANNNDIDINKINEIAQDVSFLINQNKEVLIVSSGAVACGMKILKIKKKPENLPLRQALASIGQPYLMSLYTKAFAHYLLNVSQVLISIEDILSRKRYLNAKNTFEALFGLKIIPIVNENDSVAVKELMFGDNDSLSAHILNLVEGNLLIILTDVDGVFDKDPKLYPDSTLIKTITNEEPLLKNLKGKSKLGEGGIASKIKAALTASKGGKTAVIINGKKTNPIKSLFLDKNFLYTIFLPKDYVKSKVYWINNCLSLGKLYIDRGAFESIKQRKGLLAKGIKNIEGVFLKGNVVDIVFEGKSVAKGIVNYDSTDIEKIKGIHSKEIDKILGHKTRDDVISTDNIIILQNS
- a CDS encoding 23S rRNA (pseudouridine(1915)-N(3))-methyltransferase RlmH, whose amino-acid sequence is MQVKFIFVGKKLKLDSFCEVYIKRIKAFCSTEMIYIKPSTLKLEALFIQKKIKPDDFVFILDENGKQLNSYEFANLIKTINKTMVFVVGGAFGIDKKSFKNAFFLSLSKLTLPHQIARLIVCESVYRSFTIIKNIPYHKE